Proteins from a single region of Haloarcula laminariae:
- a CDS encoding DUF7097 family protein yields the protein MEKAPGGTSVGVSDPYDHVDRCDFVTDEGKCRWAREHGHHDPDFANERSAEAFRCPAAVGPDGDPDEADWEWADCPHFRRRNRDRECRRCGLEERRNAHDDSRPLLEEHHLSYSESADGAELAHEITVFLCRWCHAKVHNSWARIDDDAGPDPEAVAAKEGRKSQERSELGFTSAADRYDDA from the coding sequence ATGGAGAAGGCACCCGGCGGGACCTCGGTCGGCGTCTCCGACCCCTACGACCACGTCGACCGGTGTGACTTCGTGACCGACGAGGGGAAGTGCCGGTGGGCGCGCGAACACGGCCACCACGACCCCGACTTCGCGAACGAGCGCAGCGCCGAGGCGTTCCGCTGTCCGGCCGCGGTCGGCCCCGACGGCGACCCGGACGAGGCCGACTGGGAGTGGGCCGACTGTCCCCACTTCCGCCGTCGGAACCGCGACCGCGAGTGCCGCCGCTGTGGGCTCGAAGAGCGCCGCAACGCCCACGACGACTCCCGGCCGCTGCTGGAGGAACACCATCTGTCGTACAGCGAGTCGGCCGACGGGGCGGAGCTCGCCCACGAGATAACGGTCTTCCTCTGTCGGTGGTGTCACGCGAAGGTCCACAACTCCTGGGCGCGAATCGACGACGACGCGGGGCCGGACCCGGAGGCCGTCGCCGCCAAGGAGGGGCGGAAGAGCCAGGAGCGCTCGGAGCTGGGCTTTACCTCGGCCGCCGACCGGTACGACGACGCGTAG
- a CDS encoding DUF192 domain-containing protein, with amino-acid sequence MRVVHDPEGASRVLATNVHTADSMLSKSKGLMFRRSIPDDYALVFRFEPSWPFGAVRRRLIHMLFVRFPTDVVWLADGEVRKARTMHPWRSIDYAQADTVIEFPAGTADGVEVGDTVVVES; translated from the coding sequence ATGCGCGTCGTCCACGACCCTGAGGGGGCAAGCCGCGTCCTCGCCACCAACGTCCACACGGCCGACTCGATGCTGTCAAAGTCCAAGGGGCTGATGTTCCGCCGGTCGATTCCCGACGATTACGCGCTCGTCTTCCGGTTCGAGCCGTCGTGGCCCTTCGGCGCGGTTCGGCGCCGGCTCATCCACATGCTGTTCGTCAGGTTCCCGACCGACGTGGTCTGGCTGGCCGACGGCGAGGTCCGCAAGGCCAGGACGATGCACCCGTGGCGCTCGATAGACTACGCCCAGGCCGACACCGTCATCGAGTTCCCGGCCGGGACCGCCGACGGCGTCGAGGTGGGCGATACGGTGGTCGTGGAGTCCTGA
- a CDS encoding prefoldin subunit beta, whose translation MQGNLPPEAQEKLEELQDLQETAQQVATQKQQAESTLQDSKTALDELDDVDADTTMYREVGELLVKTELGEAREDLEEKVSNLEVRVETLEKQEERVQEQFEELQSELQQMLGGGPAGGPGAGA comes from the coding sequence ATGCAGGGTAACCTTCCGCCGGAAGCACAGGAGAAGCTCGAGGAGCTACAGGACCTTCAGGAGACCGCACAGCAGGTCGCGACACAGAAACAGCAGGCCGAGTCGACGCTGCAGGACTCCAAGACGGCGCTGGACGAGCTCGACGACGTCGACGCCGACACCACGATGTACCGCGAGGTCGGCGAGCTGCTCGTCAAGACCGAGCTCGGCGAGGCCCGCGAGGACCTCGAAGAGAAGGTCAGCAACCTCGAAGTCCGCGTCGAGACCCTCGAAAAGCAGGAAGAGCGCGTCCAGGAGCAGTTCGAAGAGCTCCAGAGCGAGCTCCAGCAGATGCTCGGTGGCGGCCCCGCAGGCGGCCCCGGCGCCGGCGCGTAA
- a CDS encoding GMP synthase subunit A produces MTHIAVIDNHGQFTHLEQRALRDMGVDVELLDNDTPPEDIDADGVVLSGGPDMDDIGNCPDYLDLDVPVLGICLGMQLIADQLGGTVGGGEYGGYADVTVEILDDEDPLIGSLAPETRVWASHADEVKEVPEGFARTATSDVCGVEAMSDTDRNLFGVQWHPEVAHTEEGEAVFENFLAVCDQQSAPRQ; encoded by the coding sequence ATGACTCACATCGCCGTCATCGACAACCACGGCCAGTTCACCCACCTGGAGCAGCGGGCGCTCCGGGACATGGGCGTCGACGTGGAGCTGCTTGACAACGACACGCCGCCCGAAGACATCGACGCGGACGGCGTCGTCCTCTCGGGCGGCCCGGACATGGACGACATCGGCAACTGCCCCGACTACCTCGACCTGGACGTGCCGGTGCTTGGCATCTGTCTGGGGATGCAACTCATCGCCGACCAGCTCGGCGGGACGGTCGGGGGCGGCGAGTACGGCGGCTACGCCGACGTGACCGTCGAGATTCTCGACGACGAGGACCCCCTTATCGGCTCGCTCGCCCCGGAGACCCGCGTCTGGGCGAGCCACGCGGACGAGGTCAAGGAAGTGCCCGAGGGCTTTGCCCGCACCGCGACCTCGGACGTCTGCGGGGTCGAGGCGATGAGCGACACCGACCGGAACCTGTTCGGCGTCCAGTGGCATCCGGAGGTCGCCCACACCGAAGAGGGCGAGGCCGTCTTCGAGAACTTCCTCGCGGTCTGTGACCAGCAGTCTGCGCCCCGGCAGTAG
- a CDS encoding bifunctional nuclease family protein: MEHEATVEGVGVGVSEDGEGTPVVLLRARGEIVPIFVSSDQAQSMQLAIDGEPFERPLTHDLLVEMVAEFGGAIDRVRIDDLSDGTFYAKIDTEQYLEDRRKEMVFDARPSDGIAIALRVDCPLVVSDEVVDAAGRSPEEFDADEEL; encoded by the coding sequence ATGGAACACGAGGCCACGGTCGAGGGGGTCGGCGTCGGCGTCAGCGAGGACGGGGAGGGGACGCCGGTGGTACTGCTGCGTGCGCGCGGCGAAATCGTCCCGATATTCGTCAGCAGCGACCAGGCCCAGTCGATGCAGCTGGCCATCGACGGCGAGCCCTTCGAGCGGCCCCTGACCCACGACCTGCTGGTCGAGATGGTCGCGGAGTTCGGCGGCGCCATCGACCGTGTCCGCATCGACGACCTCAGCGACGGGACCTTCTACGCGAAGATAGACACCGAGCAGTACCTCGAAGACCGTCGCAAGGAGATGGTCTTCGACGCCAGACCCTCCGACGGCATCGCCATCGCCCTGCGGGTGGACTGCCCGCTGGTTGTCTCCGACGAGGTGGTCGACGCGGCCGGCCGCTCGCCGGAGGAGTTCGACGCCGACGAGGAGCTGTAG
- a CDS encoding CBS domain-containing protein has protein sequence MAVDEVRVESYMTDVEPVSPDAWVTDVVDRLKAARQYGDLPVADSEGRLLGCVGAIDLVEVAGDERVEGHMRPDPVVLRPGMSVKNASRVIFRAGQQSLPVVGDDGELLGVFSNGDAVRSQIERTTPSKVRSTREMLEQSYDTAIDVAEREVEVAGLIPTQREVHADELEGRKYELRNGLAEPPIVVAYGPKTLIIDGHHRALAAKRLGIDRLVAHVLTVSPDAVEELGFLRTARLAGLSGLDDITVDEARHPLIEKTGAGQSATQR, from the coding sequence ATGGCGGTCGACGAGGTCCGCGTCGAGTCGTACATGACCGACGTGGAGCCCGTCAGCCCGGACGCGTGGGTGACGGACGTGGTCGACCGACTCAAGGCGGCGAGACAGTACGGCGACCTCCCGGTGGCCGACAGCGAGGGGCGGCTGCTGGGCTGTGTCGGCGCGATAGACCTCGTGGAGGTCGCCGGGGACGAGCGCGTCGAGGGACACATGCGACCGGACCCGGTCGTCCTCCGCCCGGGGATGTCGGTGAAAAACGCCTCCCGCGTCATCTTCCGGGCGGGCCAGCAGTCGCTCCCGGTCGTCGGCGACGACGGGGAACTGCTCGGCGTCTTCTCGAACGGCGACGCCGTCAGGAGCCAGATAGAGCGCACGACGCCGTCGAAGGTCCGGAGTACCCGCGAGATGCTCGAACAGTCGTACGACACCGCCATCGACGTGGCCGAGCGGGAAGTCGAGGTCGCCGGGCTGATTCCGACACAGCGGGAGGTACACGCCGACGAGCTGGAGGGCCGGAAGTACGAGCTCCGGAACGGGCTCGCGGAGCCGCCCATCGTCGTCGCTTACGGGCCCAAGACGCTGATTATCGACGGCCACCACCGCGCGCTCGCCGCGAAGCGCCTGGGTATCGACCGGCTGGTCGCACACGTGCTCACGGTCTCGCCCGACGCGGTCGAGGAGCTGGGCTTTCTCCGGACGGCGCGGCTCGCCGGACTCTCGGGCCTCGACGACATCACGGTCGACGAGGCGCGACACCCGCTCATCGAGAAGACGGGCGCCGGACAGTCGGCGACCCAGCGCTGA
- a CDS encoding HalOD1 output domain-containing protein, which yields MTSGFNDKHVPESEALSHAVVVAVAEENGVDPLDLDERLYDCIDPDALDALFTGGGQDACGTVQFVMAGCHVEVTAERQLHVEQVHETPAAAEVRV from the coding sequence ATGACAAGTGGATTTAACGATAAACACGTCCCCGAATCGGAAGCGCTGAGTCACGCCGTCGTCGTCGCCGTCGCGGAGGAGAACGGCGTCGACCCCCTCGACCTGGACGAACGGCTCTACGACTGTATCGACCCGGACGCGCTGGACGCGCTGTTTACCGGCGGCGGGCAGGACGCCTGTGGCACGGTCCAGTTCGTCATGGCGGGCTGTCACGTCGAAGTGACCGCCGAGCGGCAGCTACACGTCGAGCAGGTCCACGAGACCCCCGCGGCTGCCGAAGTGCGCGTATAG
- a CDS encoding pantoate kinase has translation MSDDARAFVPGHVTGFFTVDRDEDPTKTGSRGGGIALSDGVSVTVERAEETAIALDGERVEMGAVERVLSALRAEARVTAETPLPLGAGFGVSGGMALGTALAANAALDRGLSYNELVTIAHGAEVQAGTGLGDVVAQARGGVPLRLEPGGPQHNYVDAVPERARVEYYTLGELSTPDVVGGDTEALTTAGERALSMAVKEPTLPTVMRAARQFSREAELLTEDVEAVVTDVVEAGGDAAMAMLGETVFALGTGLTDAGYDARSCAVYPAGATVEE, from the coding sequence ATGAGCGACGACGCACGGGCGTTCGTGCCGGGCCACGTGACCGGGTTTTTCACCGTGGACCGGGACGAGGACCCGACGAAGACGGGCTCCCGGGGCGGCGGTATCGCGCTCTCGGACGGCGTCTCGGTGACGGTCGAGCGGGCCGAGGAAACGGCGATAGCGCTCGACGGCGAGCGAGTCGAGATGGGCGCCGTCGAGCGCGTGCTCTCGGCCCTGCGTGCGGAGGCGCGGGTCACGGCCGAGACGCCGCTGCCGCTGGGCGCCGGCTTCGGCGTCTCCGGGGGGATGGCGCTGGGCACGGCGCTGGCGGCCAACGCCGCGCTGGACCGCGGGCTCTCGTACAACGAACTCGTGACTATCGCCCACGGCGCGGAGGTCCAGGCCGGCACGGGGCTCGGCGACGTGGTCGCACAGGCGCGGGGCGGGGTCCCGCTGCGGCTGGAGCCGGGCGGCCCACAGCACAACTACGTCGACGCCGTCCCCGAGCGAGCCCGCGTGGAGTACTACACCCTGGGGGAGCTGTCGACGCCGGACGTGGTCGGCGGCGACACCGAGGCGCTGACGACCGCCGGCGAGCGCGCGCTATCGATGGCGGTCAAGGAGCCGACGCTCCCGACCGTCATGCGGGCCGCCCGGCAGTTCTCCCGGGAGGCGGAGCTACTCACCGAGGACGTCGAAGCGGTCGTCACGGACGTCGTCGAGGCCGGCGGCGACGCGGCGATGGCGATGCTGGGCGAGACGGTGTTCGCGCTCGGAACCGGGCTGACGGACGCGGGCTACGACGCCCGCTCGTGTGCCGTCTACCCCGCCGGCGCGACAGTCGAGGAGTAG
- a CDS encoding UPF0175 family protein — translation MPTISARLGSEEKAELDEVAALLSEDRSTTIRKALGEGLETLRVRVAVERYQSGDVSAAEAAQIADCSIAEWLDVSRERNLTTQLQLSDLELDADTAAEL, via the coding sequence ATGCCCACTATCAGCGCGCGACTCGGGAGCGAGGAGAAGGCGGAGCTGGACGAGGTGGCGGCCCTGCTGTCGGAGGACCGGTCGACGACCATCCGGAAGGCCCTCGGCGAGGGACTGGAGACGCTCCGCGTGCGGGTCGCGGTCGAGCGGTACCAGTCCGGCGACGTCTCCGCCGCGGAGGCCGCACAGATAGCGGACTGCTCTATCGCCGAGTGGCTGGACGTGTCCCGCGAGCGCAACCTGACGACACAGCTCCAGCTGTCGGACCTGGAGCTTGACGCCGACACCGCCGCGGAGCTATGA
- a CDS encoding bacterio-opsin activator domain-containing protein, which yields MENSGGKRRVDQATEQESPGRLLDLLITRLSEPAAVLDGSLTVVAANEAFEALAGTGSSVVGDPLTSVVPALTREAVERNADEPGEYVTVRTGEAPDRWTEFGFDRRGPHLLCLGRERQVGDESVLTALQASTQALFAAETEEAVATRIVETATDVLGFAGATVYLFNSCQNVLWPAGVSGAAGEDSRTAVNGDDDGVVREVFLSGTPAGLDGGDRYYPLGEYGVLHTAAGGTPALGREREGRSERLAGSARTALERVDRESTLREQAESYREQAERLTELERTLSAVRRVHRVLVDADTVSDVEQGVCAALTESSWLSFAWIGRAGDDGVEPRAWAGSGSDYLEAVSLSAGDGHAPPAVQTAASNRVTAVDAVAEAIGDRHWPRAAIARDFQAAISVPLRADGVSYGTLTAYADHPVEWDDSLASVFTELGASVAVAIRDRERRSRLAAGAGVELELTVKAPDEPLGRLAAALGATVDCTEVIPVDGTTTRLFVSVPGVGGEAVADAVEAIPQVDSLVAVADGDQYELLVDEPTVAGQVVRHGGRLDAVSVTGEAATVMVTLAADADVRTFVDRLGDSCVDVQLTARRHQPATDRAEDGIRGALEGALTDRQLEALRTAYASGFFEWPRETTGEGVAEMLGVAQPTVNRHLRVAQRKLLALVFDDE from the coding sequence ATGGAGAACTCGGGTGGGAAGCGGCGAGTCGACCAGGCCACGGAACAGGAGTCGCCGGGGCGGCTACTAGACCTCCTGATAACACGGCTGTCGGAACCGGCGGCCGTGCTGGACGGATCGCTGACTGTCGTGGCGGCGAACGAGGCGTTCGAGGCGCTCGCCGGGACCGGCAGTTCGGTCGTCGGCGACCCGCTCACGTCGGTCGTTCCGGCGTTGACCCGTGAGGCGGTCGAAAGAAACGCGGACGAACCCGGCGAGTACGTGACGGTCCGGACCGGCGAAGCGCCCGACCGGTGGACGGAGTTCGGCTTCGACCGCCGCGGGCCACACCTGCTCTGTCTCGGCCGGGAGCGCCAGGTCGGGGACGAGTCGGTGCTGACGGCGCTGCAGGCGTCGACACAGGCCCTGTTTGCCGCCGAGACCGAGGAGGCCGTCGCCACCCGTATCGTCGAGACGGCGACCGACGTGCTGGGGTTTGCCGGCGCGACGGTGTATCTGTTCAACTCCTGTCAGAACGTCCTGTGGCCGGCCGGCGTCAGCGGCGCCGCCGGCGAGGACTCGCGGACGGCGGTCAACGGCGACGACGACGGCGTCGTCCGGGAGGTGTTTCTGTCGGGGACGCCCGCGGGGCTCGATGGGGGGGACCGGTACTATCCGCTGGGCGAGTACGGCGTCCTCCACACCGCGGCGGGCGGGACCCCGGCGCTCGGACGCGAGCGGGAGGGGCGAAGCGAGCGCCTCGCCGGGAGCGCCCGCACCGCACTGGAACGGGTCGACCGGGAGTCGACGCTCCGGGAGCAGGCAGAGAGCTACCGCGAGCAAGCCGAGCGGCTCACCGAACTGGAGCGGACGCTGTCGGCGGTCCGTCGCGTCCACCGGGTCCTCGTCGACGCCGACACCGTCTCCGACGTCGAGCAGGGGGTCTGTGCGGCCCTGACGGAGTCGTCGTGGCTGTCCTTTGCCTGGATCGGCCGCGCCGGGGACGACGGCGTCGAGCCGCGGGCCTGGGCGGGGTCCGGGTCGGACTATCTGGAGGCCGTCTCGCTCTCGGCCGGCGACGGTCACGCCCCGCCGGCCGTCCAGACGGCGGCCTCGAACCGGGTGACGGCCGTCGACGCCGTGGCCGAAGCCATCGGGGACCGACACTGGCCCAGGGCGGCCATCGCCCGGGACTTCCAGGCGGCAATCAGCGTCCCGCTGCGCGCCGACGGCGTCAGCTACGGGACCCTGACGGCCTACGCCGACCACCCGGTCGAGTGGGACGACTCGCTCGCGTCGGTGTTCACCGAGCTCGGCGCCAGCGTCGCGGTGGCCATCCGCGACCGGGAGCGGCGCAGCCGCCTGGCCGCCGGCGCGGGCGTCGAACTGGAGCTGACCGTCAAAGCGCCGGACGAGCCGCTGGGACGGCTGGCGGCCGCGCTCGGCGCGACCGTGGACTGCACAGAGGTGATTCCGGTCGACGGGACGACGACGCGGCTCTTCGTCTCGGTGCCCGGGGTCGGCGGCGAGGCCGTCGCCGACGCCGTCGAAGCGATTCCGCAGGTCGACTCGCTGGTCGCCGTCGCGGACGGGGACCAGTACGAACTGCTCGTCGACGAGCCGACGGTCGCCGGCCAGGTGGTCCGTCACGGCGGGCGGCTCGATGCGGTCTCCGTCACGGGCGAAGCGGCGACGGTGATGGTCACCCTCGCCGCCGACGCCGACGTTCGCACCTTCGTCGACCGGCTGGGGGACAGCTGTGTCGACGTGCAGCTGACCGCCCGGCGCCACCAGCCCGCGACGGACCGGGCCGAAGACGGAATACGCGGCGCGCTGGAAGGGGCGCTGACCGACCGCCAGCTCGAAGCGCTGCGGACGGCCTACGCCAGCGGCTTCTTCGAGTGGCCCCGGGAGACGACCGGCGAGGGCGTCGCCGAGATGCTCGGCGTCGCACAGCCGACGGTGAACCGTCACCTTAGAGTCGCACAGCGGAAGCTCCTCGCGCTGGTTTTCGACGACGAGTAA
- a CDS encoding 4-phosphopantoate--beta-alanine ligase — MSDDVDVPESHPRYESLLTRHRIEAGVDMGITSRQGLIAQGRGEAYDYLLGEETIDSADRAERAAAAYLLSADHAVISVNGNAAALVPGELVALSEATGADLEVNLFNRTEERIERIADHLREHGAEAVKGLTADGRIPGLDHERAKVDADGIGDADVVLVPLEDGDRAEALGEMGKTELVVDLNPLSRSAQVATVPIVDNIIRAIPGITEHARDLRGDPDGQQAAIDGFDAETALTDAEAAIRGDS; from the coding sequence ATGAGCGACGACGTCGACGTGCCCGAGAGCCACCCGCGGTACGAGTCGCTGCTGACTCGCCACCGCATCGAGGCGGGCGTTGATATGGGTATCACTTCCCGACAGGGGCTCATCGCACAGGGGCGGGGCGAAGCGTACGACTACCTGCTGGGCGAGGAGACCATCGACAGCGCCGACCGGGCCGAGCGGGCCGCTGCCGCCTATCTCCTCTCGGCGGACCACGCTGTCATCTCGGTCAACGGCAACGCCGCGGCGCTCGTCCCCGGCGAACTGGTCGCGCTGAGCGAGGCGACCGGGGCCGACCTCGAAGTGAACCTGTTCAACCGGACCGAGGAGCGCATCGAGCGCATCGCCGACCACCTCCGCGAACACGGCGCCGAGGCAGTGAAGGGGCTGACCGCCGACGGCCGGATTCCGGGGCTGGACCACGAGCGCGCGAAGGTCGACGCCGACGGCATCGGCGACGCCGACGTGGTGCTGGTCCCCCTGGAGGACGGTGACCGCGCCGAGGCCCTCGGCGAGATGGGCAAGACCGAACTCGTGGTCGACCTCAACCCCCTCTCGCGGTCGGCGCAGGTGGCGACGGTGCCTATCGTCGACAACATCATCCGCGCCATCCCGGGCATCACCGAGCACGCCCGTGACCTCCGGGGCGACCCCGACGGCCAGCAGGCGGCCATCGATGGCTTCGACGCCGAGACGGCCCTGACCGACGCCGAGGCGGCGATTCGCGGGGACTCCTGA
- a CDS encoding DUF3194 domain-containing protein — protein MTSDDEVVETAADAAENVIFARLSVGDIDDYDVTVTFEEGVLDVDVYVKAPDASADEERVADDAALAARGAVDELFED, from the coding sequence ATGACGAGCGACGACGAGGTCGTTGAGACGGCCGCCGACGCGGCCGAGAACGTCATTTTTGCCCGTCTCAGCGTAGGCGATATCGACGACTACGACGTGACCGTGACCTTCGAGGAGGGCGTCCTCGACGTGGACGTGTACGTCAAGGCGCCCGACGCGAGCGCCGACGAGGAGCGAGTCGCCGACGACGCGGCGCTGGCCGCGCGCGGTGCCGTCGACGAGCTGTTCGAGGACTGA
- a CDS encoding (R)-citramalate synthase, translating to MSHHTLFGDHPATRPLDEVDDVQFLDTTLRDGEQAPGVSLTPDDKAAIARKLDATDIDVIEAGSACTGPGERETISRVAELDLDATVTSFCRGIRNDIDLALECDVDGIDLVVPASDRHVEDKVGTSREDNVQSTVELVEYAKDHGLWVEVIGEDGSRADLDYLEELLAASLDAGADRICWADTVGHATPDRALECVSRLSELGPVSTHTHDDLGLAVMNALVSVAAGADLVHGTINGIGERAGNVALEEVAIALDHGYGVESMDLTEVYDLAKLIANRTGIQLAPNKAVVGQNAFTHESGIHTDGTLKDDAMYEPYPPEKVGRERRLALGKHAGRAGVEAALEEHDVEATDDQIDDIVGRVKELGDRGKRVTDADLLTIADEVTGQAGDRRVELLSLTAVSGSDTPTASVRLSVDDEERKAAAVGSGPVDAAMNATEDALSHTANATLEDYHVDAITGGTDALVTVEIEMSRGDDSVAVSASDSDITRASVRAMVDAMDRLVSDDSDRLVADD from the coding sequence GTGAGCCACCACACACTGTTCGGGGACCATCCAGCGACGCGTCCCCTCGACGAGGTAGACGACGTACAGTTCCTTGATACGACGCTGCGCGACGGCGAGCAGGCCCCTGGCGTCTCGCTGACGCCCGACGACAAGGCCGCCATCGCCCGCAAGCTCGACGCCACCGACATCGACGTCATCGAGGCCGGCAGCGCCTGTACCGGCCCCGGCGAGCGCGAGACCATCTCCCGGGTCGCCGAGCTGGACCTCGATGCGACGGTGACGAGCTTCTGTCGCGGCATCCGGAACGACATCGACCTCGCCCTGGAGTGTGACGTCGACGGCATCGACCTCGTCGTCCCGGCGAGCGACCGCCACGTCGAGGACAAGGTCGGCACCTCCCGCGAGGACAACGTCCAGTCGACGGTCGAACTCGTCGAGTACGCCAAGGACCACGGCCTGTGGGTCGAGGTCATCGGCGAGGACGGCTCCCGGGCGGACCTCGACTACCTCGAAGAGCTGCTCGCGGCGTCCCTGGACGCCGGCGCGGACCGCATCTGCTGGGCCGACACCGTCGGCCACGCGACGCCGGACCGCGCGCTGGAATGCGTCTCCCGGCTCTCGGAGCTGGGGCCGGTCAGCACCCACACCCACGACGACCTGGGCCTGGCCGTGATGAACGCCCTCGTCTCCGTGGCCGCGGGCGCGGACCTGGTCCACGGGACCATCAACGGCATCGGCGAACGCGCGGGCAACGTCGCCCTCGAAGAGGTCGCCATCGCCCTGGATCACGGCTACGGCGTCGAGTCGATGGACCTGACCGAGGTGTACGACCTCGCGAAGCTCATCGCCAACCGGACGGGCATCCAGCTTGCGCCCAACAAGGCCGTCGTCGGCCAGAACGCCTTCACCCACGAGTCGGGCATCCACACCGACGGCACCCTCAAGGACGACGCGATGTACGAGCCCTACCCGCCCGAGAAGGTGGGCCGCGAGCGCCGCCTCGCGCTCGGGAAACACGCCGGCCGGGCCGGCGTCGAGGCCGCCCTGGAGGAACACGACGTCGAGGCGACCGACGACCAGATTGACGACATCGTCGGCCGCGTCAAGGAGCTGGGCGACCGCGGGAAGCGCGTGACCGACGCCGACCTACTCACTATCGCCGACGAGGTCACGGGACAGGCCGGGGACCGCCGCGTCGAACTGCTGAGCCTGACGGCGGTGTCGGGGTCGGACACGCCGACCGCGAGCGTGCGCCTCTCGGTCGACGACGAGGAGCGCAAGGCCGCGGCCGTCGGCTCCGGCCCGGTCGACGCCGCCATGAACGCCACCGAGGACGCCCTCTCCCACACCGCGAACGCCACGCTGGAGGACTACCACGTCGACGCCATCACCGGCGGCACGGACGCCCTCGTCACCGTGGAAATCGAGATGTCCCGCGGGGACGACAGCGTCGCCGTCTCGGCGAGTGACTCGGACATCACGCGGGCCTCGGTGCGAGCGATGGTCGACGCGATGGACCGGCTCGTCTCCGACGATAGCGACCGGCTCGTCGCCGACGACTAG